The DNA region AAAGTGAAGCCGACAAGGGCGTCAAGACCCGCAATTCGGGAGAATCAGGCTACGTCGGAGAACAGGAAAAGCAGGGTGCAGCGGCGACTCCTCCGGGACGGCCGGATGCTGCTAGTTCAACGGCAGCCAGCGGCGCCACCAGCGCACAGAGTTCAGGAACAGGCATAAGCGGAGCACCTGGAAGCAAGAATGGCCCCGCCGCAGGTCAGAACACGGTCGGGTCCGATAACCATAATCAAAGCGTCCAACAACAAGATCCTTCGAACGTTCAAGGCTTGCCGGGCAACAAAAGCGGGCCGCCTGCAAAGCGTTGATCGTTGGCCTGACACCGGCGAAAGCTGCTGGCGAAACCTATATCGACACTCGGAATCGCCGGATTGTCGCTGTTGTTGTTGGCTCCGCTTACTTGTGTCGAGACGATGGCTTCTTCGCCAGCAGCGCCTTTTCCAATACTTGGCGCAACGTCTGCGCGCGGAGGGCTTTACGATGAGTAGGATGACCGAGCGGCCCCGGCTTCCATCGCCGCAGCAGCTGCACAGAACGCGCCGATGAACAGCGACGGTGTCAGCCCGATCGCGAGTTTCACGGCAACCTTCTGCGCGTTGTCGTCAGCTTTGACTCGGTTCGAACCACCGCACGGCAAGTCATCGGCGGCGCGGAGGTCGCCTTCAATCAGCACGACTTTTCGACCTCCGTTGCAACCAGCGCCGCACCCTCCTGGGCGTCTTTGCTCTCGTCGAAATTGGTGATCAGGTTGTCGGCGCGTTCGCGGGCGGAGGCGACGATGACCGCGTGTACGATGCTGCGGTCACCGCCGGTGACGATGGCGCGCTTTTCATGAAGGCGAGCCGACCTCTTATAGCTCGTCTCGCCGTGGTCTGGACGCTGATCCATCTTCGCCCTCGAGCCGGTCGCTGACCGCGACGGGCGGCTTGGGATCGTCAGGCATGGACCGTGCTCACTTCGTTCGAACAGTCTTATCATCTCGATGGAGATCGGAGAAACTTCGATCCGGGCCTCCAGATTCGCGCCTAGCTTACGCCCTTAGCGCCCTCTCTGATCTTCTTCGCTCGTCCCCGATCCCGGGCTGCCGATCGGTACGCCGTTCGTCGAGTGCCCAACGCCAGCGTTTCTATCGGCTTGAGTCGCGGCTGGGCTCGTTGCGTTCGCTGTCGGTCGTTGGACGTTCGGATTGTTTTGGCTATTGTTGGTGTTCGCGTTGGCCCCCGTGGTGCTGCCTTGCGTCCCCATGCCAGACGGAGCGGATGGTCCGGAGTTCGCACTGCTCGGCGCGGTCCCTGTACCCGCGCCTGCGCTGGCAGCGGATCCAGCAGACGCCCCACCCGAACCACCGCTCGCCCCTTGCGCTAAAGTGGGTGAGGAAAGTGCGACGCACGCAACTGCCGCAAGCAAAGTTTTGCCAATCATTGAAAATCTCCGTTTCGATCGAAAAGCGTGGCCATGACAGTTTGTTCCTTGCCCGCGATCACCGCCCGTAAGGCGGCAAGACGTCGAGGTGTTGGCCGGCGAGTTTTCGGGCGCGCCGGCCGGACGTCGCTACACTCGGTGGCGTCGGTGATGCCTGTGGTGGCGGGAGGATTTCATGCGCATGCCGCCCTTGTCCGAAGGGTCATTGGCAGTCGCTCCCGGATTGGCAAACGATGGGCTGCTGGCCGCGCCTTGGCCGCTCTTAGCAGCCGGCGAATTGCCTTGGCCGCCGCCGCCTCCACCCCCGCCTCCCTGGGCGGCTGCTGCTGCGATCGACCCAAAAACAAATGCTGTAGCTACCAGGACTCTTCCTGCTCTCATGTGGGTTTCCTCTGATTTCAGCCCCAATGGCAAACCGGCGGAAATTCCACACGTTCCAAACATGAGACGTCCGCGGTCCGCCACTCGCATGCGCGGCATTCATCTCTGATTTCAGACATGAATCGAGTTACCACCGTTTCGCCATTGCGCGTGATGTCGCCGCGTCCTGGAAGTAACCGATCCGCCATTGGCTCGGACAGGACGTTGCGGCTTCTCTAACGCCCGATTCGGCGCAATTCTCGCCGAGGCTCTGCCAAATAACGCGCTGCCGGCGAGACACCGATCCGTGACTTTGATGGTCTGACCTGCCAGAGCTGGAACGAGCGCATGTGGACCGACGGCAGCCCGATGGACCCATCACCCTCGATCGACCAGGCCATTAACGGTGTAACGCCTGGCTCATATCTGACTCTCACGCTGCAAGACGCCGCGCTCGGTCGACCTCGCTGCCCTGCCCTGTCGCGACCTACCCATGTACACGAGCTTGCTCGCCGGCTTCGCTGCGAGACGGGCGTAAGACGGAGAAGCGGCCGTCGGCCGAGCTTCTGCAACTGGCGCCGAGCGAGACGATCTATTCATGAGTGCGCTTGCCCGCCGACTGGATCAGGGCATACCGCGAGAAAGCTGCCAAATCTTCTATGGCGACGTTGATCGTGGAGAGCCCGCCGTCACTACTCAGTGCGCTGCGGCGAGCGCACCGGCGCGGCGCTCGGTGGCTTCGATCTGCGTCGGCGCCCTCATCCTCGCTGCGGCCGTCCTGCTCGACGGGAGGCGTGCGACCGCGCACTGGCGCAAAGCTGACAGCCCACTGGCCCGCGCCAATGCCGCGCGAACTCCAGTAGGTGGCGTCGGCGGCTTGGCCTCAACGGTGCGGACGATCACTGTCTCGATCCGGGCATCCTCGATCGTGCGCGGCGCTTCTGATCACGGTCCATCAAAGCTCGGCGCATCGGCCGGCACCGGGAGCATGCCCGTATATTTCCTCTTTGGAACCACAGAGCGCTCAAATTCGACCGCTGTCTACGTATAGGTATGCAGCACGTCTTCTGGCCGGCGAACCATTGGTAGGTTCTTGTCGGCTCCCCTTGCACCTGTCTGGCTTCCTCCAGCGATCGGAAGTGCTTCGCTATTCCGATAAACGTCCATGAACGGCTAGGCGCGGTAAGCGACGACGTTCCTGAACCGCAGCCTTCGTCGCACCGCGGCCGCGGACCATCCGACACCGCCGGCAAGCTTGACCTAGCGTTCTTACAGCTCCTCGCGCCCCCGCGCGGAAAGGCAGGGTGAAGAATTGCCAACGCGGCATTCACGGTGCATTCAGCAGGCCCGGTCTAGCTGGCATCGGGCATGGTTGCACGATGTTGGCGAGGTTAAATTGGCTTATCGTTTTGACGAAATGGCGGTAGTGGTGGATTGGCTGGATTGCTGCAAGAGCCGTGATCTCGAGGCCATGCTTGACCTTTGTGCCGAGAATGCCGCACTTGACTGCGCATGCGACGGTGTCCAGGTCAGCGGGCGATCCGCACTTGCGGCCTATTGGGCGCCGAAGTTGGCGAATACGTCATCGGGCGCATTCGGGCTCGAAGAGATCACGCCGCGCGACGACGGCGTGATGCTCGACTATCTGGACTTTGAGAGCAGACCGGCTCGGGTCCTGTTTGCTTTCGACAAGGAAGGCAAGATAGCGCACATGGGCTGCGCGTTATCATCATGACGATGCGTCCAGCCCGGCTTGAGGTTCGATTGGCAGCCAGCAGCGGACGACGGTGCGGCCCTGCTCGCACAATAGCATCAAACTTCCATTGAGCGCGCGTACACGTTCGTGCATTCCGGTCAGGCCCCTGCCGAACGCCTGATCGTCCGACAAGCCAATGCCGTCATCCGAAATTTCCATGTGGATCTGGCTGCCCTCGATCGCCACGGCAACGTCCACCGTCGTTGCCTGGGCATGCCGAAGGACGTTAGTGACGGCCTCTTGGATGACACGGTAGACGGTTTGCGATAGCAGGCCGTCGAGGTCATCCACACCAGGATCAATTCGAGCGGTCAGGTGGATCTTGCGTGCTTGCGACTGCGCTCTTCGAAGCAGCGCATGAATGCTCTCGAACAATCCAAGCTCCGCAACATAAAGCGGGCTTAGTCCCTCCAGCACACGCCGGTTGGCCTGCTGCAAGGCCGCCGCTGCGTTCAGAATGCCATGCGCAGCCGAGCCTGGATGGGGAGGGCCCGGAGCCTCAGCTTCGGACAGCGCGGTGGCGTTGGCGCGGATCGCGAACAGCAGCGGTCCCATCTCGTCGTGCAATTCCCTGGCCAGTTCGCGGCGCTCGTCATCCTGCACCGCGACGATCCGGCGCAAGAGCTCGCGGTTGTCATGGCTGAGACGCTTCAGTGTCGCCGCGAGCTGGTTGGCCTCCTCACAGCTCTGACAGATTTCAGGAGGACCGGTGATCGGGATAACAGTGTCGTAGTCGCCGTTGCGCATTCGGGTCAGACCAGCGCCTAGCCGCGTCAGCGGACGAAGCGCCGTCCCGGTCGTAAAGTAGGCGCTGGCCGCGGCTAGCAGCGTAAGCAGCGCGCCCGATGAAACGATAGCCAGGAAGCCTTCCCACTTTTCGAGAATGTCCGGCGACAAGTCGGGGTTGAAGACAATATCGCCCACGTGATCAGCACCGATCTTGATTGGATAGGTCGAGCCGAACTGAGGAACATCCAGGAGAGCGGTAAACCACGCCGGAACATAACCGTCGTACAAGCGCGTTACCGGCGGGGGCACGTTGGGTCCAGTTCGTACAAATTCGATTGACCCGGCGGTTTTGAGCGCACCGGCGAACGCTTCGAGGGTCGGCTCCGGATTGCGTGCCGTAGCGAGGGCGGCGTTCAGAGCGTCAGCGACGAATTGCGCGGAACGTGCACCTTGTGCGTTTTCATACTCGAACTGATCGGGTGACACGATCTGCAGCGCAAGGCCTCCTAGCAGCAAAGCGCCAAGGATCATTGCTGCCATCGGCAGCAGCAGCCGCTGGCGAAGCGAGAGTTTGTTCCATGTCTTGGGCAATTCAGCCCCGTTCCTCGATCTGCTCTTTCAAATTCCTTCTCGATCTCTATGTATTTGTATAACCGAGGGCGATATGCACGATACCCCGAAATCAGGCATGCGGATATTGATCGTTGACGACCACCCTGTGGTAGTGTCGGGCTGTCGCTCCCTGTTTGCGTCCGACAAGTCGGTCCAAGTCGAGGAGGCCGCAGATGCCAAGGCCGGTCATCGCGCCTTTATTCAGAAACGGCCCGACGTGACTGTTGTCGACATCAAACTTCCGGACCTATCCGGATTCGAGTTGTTGCGGCGGATCCGAAAAGACGATCCAGACGCGCGGATTATCATGTTCAGCATGAATGACGATCCCGCCTTCGTGGTGCGCGCGGTGCAGATGGGCGCCCAAGGCTACATCTCGAAGGCAGATGATCCCCGCCTGTTCGTGAAGGCCGTGCGCAAGGTTGCAGCCGGCGAAAGATTCATTTCACCGCACCTCGCGGAGGCCGTCGCCTTCGCGGGAGCCGCGATCAAGGCCAGTCCCGCGACCCAAATGAATTCCCGCGAATTGGAGATTCTGAGACTGCTCGGGCGTGGAGACAAAATCGTCGAAGTCGCATCGGCTCTCGGCATCTCTTACAAGACGGTAGCCAACGTCACCTCGCTTCTCAAGCAGAAGCTAGGGGCGAAGAACCATTCCGACCTCATCCGCATCGCGGTTGAACTAGAGCTGGGATGAAGTCGTAGAATGGAACTGGCCGCGTGCGGTGACGCGGCCAGGTCCGTATTGCCTCGAGGCGATCGCATTCGTTGGGGCAATGGAACCGACGAATGCGGCCTGCCGGCAATCCCTCGCTAATGGCTCCGGTGCCTCACCAGCTCGGCAGCCCACCGGGCGGCTCCGCAACCCGATAGCTTGCAAAACGTTGCGCACTGTTGCGGGATGCGGGTCGCGGTTTTGCAACTCGCTGCATCCGTTCGGGCGCTCGGTGCGAGGAAGCCGACAGACGTGCGTCGGCATGGCTGACCGGCGCGGCTTGTCTTGCGGTGGCAAGGCTGTCGGAGGCAGACGCAGTATCCGCTGCGGCGGTGTCCCCGGCCAATGGCTTCGTGGATACAAACGGCGTGTTCGTGTCGATCCGTATCGCCTCCGGCCATCTGTGGCGCGAGTGGATCCGAATGATCGAGCGATCGATATCGTTTTGCGCAACGACGGGCGCCGGTGTCGGAAAGTACCAATTGCACAAAAAAAGCAGTCCCAACACCAGCCCGCCCGTGAACACAAAATATCGAACTAAGAGCATGAAGCGTCCACCGAGATCGCGCCGGATTGCGCAAGTGCAATGGGAAAACGTGGCAATGGTTCCTAACCTGACCCGTTTAAAAAGAAGGCCGCCTGTCGGCGGCCTCATCGGATCGGAAGATGGGCTTACCAAGTAACCCATCTGTCATCCCGCCAGTAGCCGCGTCCCTCGTGCTCCCGGAACGTGTAGTGCTCTTGCGGTCCCCACTTCCAGCTATCTTCATGGACGATAATCTTCGATTCCGCCGGATATTCGTAGCGCTCGTGGGTGTGCCAGCATACATTTCCAGAGCACACGATGGCCGCAGACGCGCTCATCGCGGACGCAGCCAGAAATCCAGCTACGAGAATGGCAGCGGCGGCGGCTTTGCTCGCTAATCTCATGTCGTTCTCTCCTGCAGTTATGAAGGACATTACCCGGATGCCAAACCCGGCGATCTGGCTCTCGTTCCAAAGACCTTGGGAAAAATATGCAATCCAAGGAACGAATGGCACCTATCGCGGTTAAGGTGGTGCTTTGCGACACAAGCAACTTCCCCGAACGGCTCCGGCGCGGCCCCCCCGGCACGCCGGGGCCGAATTTTGGAGCCGCAGATTGCCGCGAGCAATAAACTTAGGCATTTCTGACGACCGCCCGCGCTCCGGCGCATGAACGACGGGAGAGCGGATCGGAGGCCTGGAGGGCAGCCGGATCTGCTGCAGACCGGGCTTCGGGCCGCTCTGAGCTCGGACGTTCCGGCTGTCCGGATCACCGGCGTGACCGCAGACATCAGGCGAAGACGCGAAGTTGACGAGTAGTTGCGACAAGCTCAGAAAATGGAGGCGGTCGGACAGCTGACCGGCGGGGTCGCACACGACTTTAACAATCTCCCGATGATCGTTGGCGGCAGCCTCGATATGCTGCTTCGTCGTTTGCCCGACGCGAAACTCGTTCATTTATCGAAACCGCTCGGCAAGCCGTAGCTCGCGGATCAAAATTGAACCACCAGTTGCTGGCGTTCTCCCGCCGCGAAACTCTCCAACTTTAGGTTGTGCAGACCAACGATCTTATACAAACTTTGAACACCTCCTTGAGCGCGCCGTCGGCGACTGTAAAGATTGAATTCATCAAAGATTGGAACGGCTTATGACGCGCTCCCCGGGGAGCGATGCGCTATTGCCCCCGTCGTCTCGTAGGTGACTGATGCGCACGCCCGGTTGGACATCGCACATCACCACGAGGCTTGGCGCGCAGGCTCCGGGCGCCAGGACCACACGATTTTGCCGTAGGCGGACCACACCGGTCGTATGCGCGATGGTCTCGCTCACGGTTGCCCGCCCTGCAAAACCTCATCGCGCCGACGTGGCCCACCCCCACCGCCGTCCGGCCCGCGTCGTGACGATCGCGATACGCCCCTCTTCCACGGGCCGGGTTGCGACGACACATACGCCATTTCCGAATTTCGGTAAAGTGGAATATTTTCCCGACGGGGTTGCCCCACGGCTGGCGTGTTTTGCCCGACGGGCAACCCAACGTCTTGTGGCCCGGAATGAACCAAACCGGCCAATTGGCGTTGATTCCGGCATCGCCGGGTGACAACCGGACATCACGGGGACGATGGACGTGGCGCATTTTTCCGGTTTCTGCCCACGACACCAACGCATCGGTACGCGCTGACATCTGACCTGTTCCCGGCGGTGCAGCCCGGCATCCGACAATCCAACTTCGCTATGACTTCGCCGTGCCAGGCTCGGCTGGTCGAGAAGCTTCGCCGAGACAAGCAGCCGGCCGTGTAGTCACTCGCGCCAAACGTCCCTCAGCTCCTCGGCGGTCACCAGATCGACCTAGCCGTGGAAGGGCGTGCGGTACATCGTCATCAGCGCGTCGTGCCCGACGTCGGACGAGCTGCACAGCGCGTCCTCGACGATGACTACCCTGAAGCCGAGATCGGCCGCGCCCAGTACCGTCGAGAGCACGCAAACGTCGGTTTCGGCGCCGGTAATGACCACCGTGCCAATTCCCCGCTCGATCAGGAGACTTGCCAGAGCCGGATTGCTGAACGCCGAATAGGCCGGCTTGTCGACGATGCGAACCGGTGGGACGTAGCGCGCAAGCTCCGGCACCAGCTCAAGGGCCGATGGCGGAAGATGGTTGCGGGTGGCCTGGTGCCAGCGCCGAAAATAGTTCTGCCACTGCCCTGGGCGATCTTCCGGCGCCTGTGGCGTAATGAAGCGCGTAAAGATCGTCCGGGAATGATAACGCGACACGATCGAGACGATCGTCGGCAACACCCGCTCCATCCAGGGCGTTTCCCAGAGCCCGCCGGGCGCAAAGATGTTCTGCATGTCGGTGCAGAGGTGAACGGCGTTCCTGATTTCGCCGACGTCGGACTTGTTGCTCATCTGCCCGCTCGATGCTGTTGGAGCACCCGCGCCAAATAGGCCGCGGTGCGGCTCGATTTGTGCCGCGCGATCTCAGCCGGCGGTCCCGCTGCAACCACCTGCCCTCCCTCCTCGCCGGCACCTGGCCCGATGTCGATCACCCAATCACTTGCGGCCACGACGCTCATGTCGTGCTCCACGACAACAACGGTGCTGCCCGCCTCCACCAGTCCGTTGAGCTGAACGACCAGCTTCTCGACGTCGGACGGGTGCAGGCCCGTCGTCGGCTCGTCGAGCACGTAGATGCTGCCTGCGCGCTGGGTACGCTGGAGCTCGGTGGCGAGCTTCACCCGCTGCGCCTCGCCGCCGGACAGCTCCGTTGCCGGCTGACCAAGGCGGATATATCCGAGCCCGACCTGCCGGATCACATCGAGTGACCTTGCAATGTGGACATCATCGGCGAAAAACGCGTGGGCTTCGTCGACGGTCATTCCGAGAACGTCAGCGATCGACTTGCCATTGAGCTTGATCTGGAGCGTCTCGCGATTGTAGCGCGCGCCCTGGCACTCGGGACACGGCGCATAGACGCTCGGCAAGAACAAGAGTTCGACGCAGACGAAGCCTTCTCCCTGGCAATTTGGGCAGCGTCCCTTCGGCAGGTTGAACGAGAAGCGCCCGGCATCGAAGTGGCGCCGACGCGCTTGCTTCGTTTGCGCGAACAGCTTTCGCACGTCGTCGAAGAGACCGGTGTAGGTGGCGAGATTGGAGCGCGGTGTGCGTCCGATCGGCTTCTGGTCCACGATGACAAGCCGTTTCAGGCGATCGAGCCCGTGGGTGATCTTGCCACTCGAAGTCTCGGCCGGCGGGCGCTCAAGCAGGTCTTCGCCGTCGTCGTCAGATGCATGAGACTGCCCAAGATGCGCGTTGAGCGCCTCGACGAGGAACTGGCTCACGAGGCTCGACTTGCCTGAGCCGGACACGCCGGTGACTGTCGTCAGCACACCCAGCGGGAAGGCGACATCGATTCCCCTGAGATTGTTGCGCGTGATATCGCTCAGCCTGAGCCATCCCTGCGGCGAGCGCTGCCCTTGCTGTGGCGGAACAGCGCGGCCGAACAGGTATTTTGCGGTGCGCGATCTCTCGACGGACCTCAGTCCATCGATAGAGCCGCTGTAAAGGATCTCGCCTCCATGCCTGCCGGCGTCCGGGCCGACGTCGACGATCCAATCGGCGTGGCGTACGATGTCCAGCTCGTGCTCGACGACGAAGAGCGAGTTGCCGGCCGCCTTCAGCCTATCGAGCGCGCGGAGCAGCGCCTCGGTGTCGGAGGGATGAAGCCCGGCGGACGGCTCGTCGAGCACGTAGACCACGCCGAACAGATTGGAACGCACTTGCGTCGCCAGACGCAGGCGCTGAAGCTCGCCTGGAGACAAGGTCGGCGTGCTGCGCTCTAGCGTGAGATAGCCGAGACCAAGGTCGAGCAGCACGCCAAGCCGCGCGCTCAGATCCTGCGCGATCCGTTGCACGACGATCGCCTTCTCCGGGTGAGCGTCCTGCCGGCCGACTATGCCGTCGCGATAGGGCCGCATCAGCGCTGCCAATTGCTTCAATGGGACGCGCGCCATGTCGGCAATATCGATGCCGGCGAACTTGACGGACAGCGCCTCAGGTTTCAGCCGCTTGCCCTGGCAGACCGAGCATTCGGTGCTCAGCATGAATTGCGAGACGCGCTTCTTCATCATCGCGCTGGTCGTGTTGGCAAACGTCTCCATGACGTAGCGCCGGGCGCCGGTGAAGGTTCCCTGATAGCTCGGCTCCTCCTTCCGCCGCAGCGCTCGCCGGACCTCCTTGAGGTCATAGCCCGCATAGACCGGAACCCTGGGCTGCTCGTCCGTAAACAGAATCCAGTTTTGCGCCTTCTTGGGAAGTTCGCGCCAAGGTGTATCGATGTCGTAGCCAAGGGTCGTGAGGATATCGCGCAAGTTCTGGCCATGCCATGCTGTCGGCCACGCCGCGACGGCGCGCTCGCGAATGGTGAGCGTATCGTCGGGCACCATGGAGCGTTCGGTCACGTCGTAGACCCGCCCCAGGCCGTGGCACTTTGGACAAGCCCCTTCTGCAGAATTTGGCGAGAAGGATTCGGCATAAAGCAGCGGCTGCGACTTCGGATAGTCGCCGGCGCGCGAATAGAGCATCCGAAGCAGGTTCGACAGCGTCGTGACGCTGCCGACGCTGGATCGCGTCGTCGGCGATCCCCGCTGCTGCTGGAGCGCGACAGCCGGCGGCAGCCCCTCGACTTCGTCGACTTCGGGCACGGCCATCTGGTGAAACAACCGCCGAGCGTAGGGCGACACGGATTCCAGATAGCGCCGCTGCGCCTCCGCATACAGCGTCCCGAAAGCCAGCGACGATTTTCCCGAGCCGGAGACGCCGGTGAAAACCACAAGGGCGTCGCGCGGAATGTCCACGTCAAAGTTCTTAAGATTGTGCTCGCGCGCACCGCGCACCCTGACAAATCCAGAAGCCGATCGCCCCGTGCCCTGCTCCAGCTTGTAAACCTTGTCGTCCATCACGCGCTGCCGATCCCTGTCCGGACAGACAACGGACCCGAAACCGCAATGATCCGTCACGTGGCGCCGCTGTCTCTCGCTCTCTCTTGGAACTATTGCCAAGCGCGCAGGTTCGTTCCAACGATCGCCTGAAATGAGGCACCTTTGCTGTTCCCATACTGGATCGACAAGACCGCGGGCCTGCCAGGCACACTTATTGCGGGATGGCTTGTGGCGCTCACGGCGTGGATCGCGATGCCGCTCCCGGCGCAAGCAGCCCTTTCTAGCTCGCAGCTCGAACAGGCCGTTCTCGCACCTCGCGCCAATGCGCAATTGCCCTTGCAAACGCCGCTGAGCGACCTGGACAATCGCTCCGCGCCGCTGCAGACCTGGCTCGGCGGCGTCCCGACGGTCTGGATCCTGGCCGACTACACCTGCGAAACGCTGTGCGGGCCGGCAATTTCGATCGTGTCAAACGCGCTGTCCGATACGGACCTCCATGCGGGCAAGGATTTTCGGCTCATTGTCGTCGGCTTCGACGCCAAGGATACCGCCGCCCAGGCGCTGGCCATGAAGAATGCGCAGCTCAGTCCAAGGAACGGGCTCGGCGAGCACAGCGTGTTTCTCCGGGCGACGGCGCCCGATATCGGCGCCTTGACCGACGCGTTCGGCGTTCGGCCGATCTACGATCGCGAGCATGACCAGTTTGCTCATCCCGCGGCCGCCTTCGTGGTGACGGCAGACGGGCGGATTTCCCGCGCGGTCTCGGCGCTCGCGGTCGATGCCACCAGTCTGCGCCTTGCGCTGGCGGAGGCGGGCCACGGTCATGTCGGCGGCTGGAGCGATCAGATCCATCTGCTCTGCTACGGCTTCGACCCCGCCAGCGGGACCTATACGCTTGCCGCGCGGCGGCTGCTGGTCGCAACGTGCTCCCTCAGCATCATCGTCCTTGTTCTGCTGATCGAGCTGCTGCTTCGGCGCGAGCACGCCACCAGATAGCGCCCAAAGGCTCCCGTTCTTCCGATCGCATGAAGACCGCGTCGAACGCCAGCCAGAGCACAGCACTGAGGAACAGCCCGGCCGCAATCAACATGGCGCCGGTGACCATCGCTGACAGTCCATGAATGGCCGGCAGGATGAGGATGGCGGCTTCCAGCCAGCGCATCGTCAGCGTCAACCCGCACAGCGCCCCCAGCCAATGTGGGTCTGATCGCACCCGGCTACTGAGCATCGCGCAGAAGGGGAAGACGAATTGCCCGAACGAAAGCGCCGTCAGGACGAACTGCCAGCCGCTCTCCGATCGCACCAGATACCAGGTGACCTCTTTGGGGATGTTGCCCGACCAGATCACGATGTACTGCATGGCGTGGAGGTAGCACCACAGCAGTAGCACCGAGAGCAAGAGGCCGCTATAGCCTCGGCTCGGACCGATTCTGCGTGTCGACAAGAGGCCCGCGGCAATCACGAACGCCGTTCCATTCACCAGCAGGAAGCTAAGGAAGATGAGACCGTAGATCGACGAGTGAAATTCCGGCTCGAGCTGCTCCAGCCAGTCAATCCCGGCGAATGACACGGTCAGCGTCCACACGATCGCTCCGACCGAGGCCGCGCGCACCATCGCTTCGTCATTGCGCCAGGCGCGCCGGAGCCATTCGGTGAGCACGATCCAGATCAGGAAATAGAGCACCGCCCGCAGCATGAAGAACCACGGCGCAAACCAGTGCGCCTTGAACGGTGGCAATGTGGATCCATCCGCTATGGCCGGATAGATTTCCTTCATGAAGAGCAGGATCGGAATGAAGGTCAGCGCGACGACGGGCAGAATGCCTGATGTCGCTACGAAGATCGGATGCAGCGTCTCGGTCCAGCGGCGGCGCACCAGATAGCTAATCATGTAGACGATCAGCGCCCCGATCGGAATGGCGCCGAGGGCGGTCCAGGCGACAAGATAAGCGGCGATGGTCGAGCGGGCGTCGACGACAAATCCGGTCATCAGGACCAAGCCTGACACCACCGCCAACACGCTCCTTGCGCCGCCCGGCGTTGTCATGGCCGGCTCTCCAGCCGCGCACGCTCATTTGCCGGGACATCGTCGAGCGAGGCCTGGCGGCTGAGCTGAAGCGCGCGGATATAGGCGACGATCGCCCAGCGATCCCTGGGCGGCACGCGGGCCGCATAGGAATACATCGCACCATGGCCGTTGGTGATGACGTCGAAGAAATATTGGTCGTCCGCGGCGCGCAGCCGGTCGTCGTGATAGCTCGCCGGGCGCGGCATGCCCCGCCGAACGACGATGCCAGTTCCGTCACCGCCGGCGCCGTGGCACGGCGAACAGAAAATGCCGAAACGTTCGCGCCCTCGTGCCAGCAGTTCGGCCGATAATGCGGGTTTGGTACTCGCCGCCCTCTCCCGCTCCAGATCGTCCCGGGCAACCGTGTTCGCTGGTGGCTGCCGCAGCACGGTGCCGCGGAACAACGGCACGCGCGAATATTCGCTGTAGCGTGGCTGCTCGTCCATATTCTGATCACAGGCGGC from Bradyrhizobium genosp. L includes:
- a CDS encoding c-type cytochrome, whose protein sequence is MNRWLTIVALAGLLAACDQNMDEQPRYSEYSRVPLFRGTVLRQPPANTVARDDLERERAASTKPALSAELLARGRERFGIFCSPCHGAGGDGTGIVVRRGMPRPASYHDDRLRAADDQYFFDVITNGHGAMYSYAARVPPRDRWAIVAYIRALQLSRQASLDDVPANERARLESRP